In Humulus lupulus chromosome 6, drHumLupu1.1, whole genome shotgun sequence, a single genomic region encodes these proteins:
- the LOC133781741 gene encoding probable caffeine synthase MTL2: MEVEQVLHMNGGVGQASYANNSSLQREVISRARQTLKESIREAYCNKALPECLRIADLGCSSGPNTLIVVSDIIDIIEAISCQSSNKINSPAFQVFLNDLPWNDFNAVFRSLPSFYARLKKEKGDKFGPCFIAAMPGSFYGRLFPNNFMHIVHSSYSLHWLSKVPKELVDNQTGEAHNKGNIYLSKTSPRVVFKVYFDQFQKDFTYFLRCRSEEIVDGGVMILTIIGSTENDSPNTLWEILGRTLNDMVMLNIIEAESLDHFNMPLYFPNEREVKNVIQEEGSFSLQKLNAFETAWDAGFSSEHTSKIDNNNNDMQKRGKYVSDYIRAISESIFVKQFGETIMDELFKRFTDKVIESMAKEKWQCKNMVFSLTKNNVQSYFMN, translated from the exons ATGGAAGTAGAGCAAGTTCTCCACATGAACGGTGGCGTTGGCCAAGCTAGCTATGCAAACAATTCATCTCTTCAA AGAGAGGTGATATCAAGGGCCAGACAAACACTGAAAGAAAGCATTCGAGAAGCTTATTGTAATAAAGCCTTGCCAGAGTGTTTAAGAATAGCAGACTTGGGCTGCTCCTCAGGCCCTAACACACTAATTGTGGTCTCAGACATTATTGACATCATTGAAGCCATTTCTTGCCAATCCTCGAACAAGATCAACTCACCAGCTTTCCAAGTTTTCTTGAACGATCTTCCATGGAACGATTTCAACGCCGTCTTCAGATCCCTTCCGAGCTTCTATGCGAGgctcaagaaagaaaagggtgacaAGTTTGGTCCTTGCTTCATCGCAGCAATGCCTGGGAGTTTCTATGGGAGGCTTTTCCCTAATAACTTCATGCATATTGTTCATTCTTCTTATAGTTTGCATTGGTTGTCAAag GTTCCAAAGGAGTTGGTAGATAATCAAACTGGAGAAGCACATAACAAAGGAAATATTTACCTTTCGAAGACAAGCCCTCGTGTGGTTTTCAAAGTATATTTTGACCAGTTTCAAAAAGATTTCACATACTTTTTAAGATGTCGTTCGGAGGAAATAGTTGATGGTGGTGTTATGATATTAACAATTATTGGCAGTACTGAAAATGATTCTCCAAATACTCTTTGGGAAATATTGGGAAGGACACTAAATGACATGGTCATGCTg AATATAATTGAAGCAGAAAGTTTGGACCATTTCAACATGCCATTATATTTTCCAAATGAAAGGGAAGTGAAAAATGTGATTCAAGAAGAAGGATCTTTCTCTCTACAGAAGCTCAATGCTTTCGAAACTGCTTGGGATGCAGGTTTCAGTAGTGAACATACTTCCAAAATAGACAATAATAACAATGACATGCAGAAGAGAGGAAAATATGTTTCAGATTACATAAGAGCAATTTCAGAGTCTATTTTTGTGAAACAATTTGGAGAAACTATAATGGATGAATTGTTTAAGAGGTTCACTGATAAGGTCATTGAGTCCATGGCCAAAGAAAAATGGCAATGCAAGAACATGGTTTTCTCCTTAACAAAGAATAATGTGCAATCTTACTTTATGAACTAG